The Tachysurus vachellii isolate PV-2020 chromosome 25, HZAU_Pvac_v1, whole genome shotgun sequence genomic sequence ACGAAATCAAGCACTACACAATATTCCAGGATCAGTACCTGATCAGAACCTGAGAAAGTGTCAGGacagagggttttttttgtacaataaCTCTTCAAATTTCATGTGAAATATAAGATACTCACTCCATTAAAAATGCCTTGTACACACAGAGCCCCAGCAGCACAGTCACCGGTAAACGGAAACTTTTCGGCAGGTCGTACCGCGTGAACATCCACACTACTGCAGCCATGGCGATGTAGTGAACCTACGACAAAAATGAGAGACTGCTGTTTTAATACTTTAACATCCATAAGCCTGTGGAAGAGCAGCACAAACTAAGTATGGTTCTAGGTTCTTAAAGgaacattatatattacatcaCACCAAACACAATGGATCACCCAAGAGCCTTTGACTTCACattaataagataaaatgtaaatctaatgtaaatataaatcctCATACCAAACTGATGTTGGAATCGAAGCTCATTTGGATGTATTTCCAATCGAACTCGATCCCTCGAGCTCCGACCCATAAAGGAATACACCTGTTGAAGTACATGAACATTAGTATTTTACAAttctttaaatttatattttagatataaaacaatgtgaaatatatttaagattACATAATGAACTTAAAAATAAGCTACCACAATATTTTTAGCACCCTAAcagtacaaaacacacacagtaatacaaagttttaattttttaaggTATCTGAAATATCTCcctgttaaaataaattattgacTCATCCGATAACAGAAAATCTCAGTATGATTAACTCTTCTGCAGACCGTGGGTCAATCTGAGCCagctggaaagtttaatgtgtctaTGCTTGTGTATGATTATGTGTCTATGCTCAAggctggaaagtttaatgtgtcataacttgggtttccttccacatatttgcctgaaatttaccaggattgttccaaattatgaactttgcaagtaaaattaattttgtctattttcgctGAACTTGTGTTCGTTAAATCAATACTTTCCTCCTTAAGTCATCCAGGGCCAACTTGACctggccacatttagtggggcaataggtcacacttttgcccttttcagcacaatgaacatacatacaggctcgaaaatgcacacataaaatgtccactaacacacgcacccaatacacactcacacaccatacaccacacacacacacacagaagtaaacacatacacacattgggCATTGcctttcattaggcctccagaaaaaaaaaaagctacacatttgtaaatatttcacacttttgatatgcctttgcccaGCAGAGgacaaaatatgatctaccgaaatgatgctacacacacacacacacactcacaagcattgggcattgcatttcattaggcctccagaaaaaacaaaagctactcatttgtaaatatttgtgtatttgtccagctgggggcaataTCTtttctaccaacaagctttgcgcacacacacacatagacacacatacagacaaaataGACATTgcaagtgtaaaatgttcacaaatgtaaAGCTGATCACacaatggtgataattgtataatttttgatttataagcattcaagacaatttgacctggaaaaaacaggttttattatttgctgacattaaaaatggtcaaaatggtttcaaaaaaatctcctggctttgaaatataccagcctgtaattgtgcaacAACTTTTGttcctctatagtgaaaataattcaaaatttctgggtttttttttttttttttactagaaaatgaggcatttttgcatattaatgcaaaatgaggtttattataccaaatattacaaaaatctttgcaaaatatatgttaatatgttggaaacaagttagactaaaaagttgaaaaaaaatggctattatatatacttcattttttataagcagtcaaaacagacaaggtcaagtcgACTCGGCGAAAGGAAAACAGGACGGTTAAAGCTGTTTACTGTTTCTCAGGATGATTAAAAGAAATCTTTACTTTCTTCATACTGCATTCCAAAACAGATCACTTCCTCTATAATCCAGCTATTTGTTTAAAATCAAAGAAATTGATTAAACCCATAAATATGAAGTCTAACTGATGGGATAAGAAGATCCTGTAGGGTATTAATACGTATCAGCATGCTAATAGTAACATGTTTGCTAACATTTCAGAGGTTTAAGCATACAGATGTTAGCTAGCTTTAGCTGTTTGCTCATGTTACTTGTTTTCATgtgcaaagattttttttgtgtgtttttgactCCTATGCTTTCCCTTTCCCCTTCTTTATTCAAGTAGATAATGGAGTTTATACTTTTGCACTTGAGTTAAGAATTGTAAGCCGTAATGTTACCAGACCCGAGTGACTTCTTGTACTTTGGTAATGCATTTTGTCTACCATCCAACatcattgtgtatgtgttgtacCTTGACATAACAAGTTCAGCTGTGGCCCAGCCCATAGCAGCCACCATTATTTTGTACTCTCCTTTCCCAGCGTTTCTGGACATGACCAGATGAAGCCCTAACAGATCTGCCATGTCCACTGTGGCCTTCATAAATTCCTGCAGGTCAGGAcataaaacagtaaataaatgaaatgcttGTATGACCTCAttattaaacactgaaatatctgATCGTATTTAAGTCCACATGTCTATCATTTTCTTGTTTCCTATTATTAACAGTAGATCCCAGTtgtctgctaaaaaaaaactccaagtCCATGTCACATCCACAATGCAGAAGAAAATGCTATATGGGTATAGTGACGTATGCTCAGCTCGTTCTGGCTAAAGGCACTTTGCAAGTCAATATGACTCAAAATGATCAGCATCAGTTTTACTTTCAAAGCAGCCGGTTTTCTGTTATGAATCTACATGATCAGTTCTTAACTGAAACCATTCTACTGGCTGTTGTAACAAGTCACTTACCCCGACAAAGTCATACACACCCGCACCGCCTTCCCAGGTGGGAAAAAATGTAGCAAGGAACAGCATCTGTAggccagaaaagaaaaagttgtAAAGTATAATCTTGTTGTTTAaggtgcaaatacatttattatgttaATAAGATCCAAGATTATTTCTCACTTTGCATAGTTGTACAAAGAGGTAAGTGGCCCCTGCTTGGACACATCTCCAGAATGCATTATATTCTGATCTGAAACCAATTTGTGAGCAAATTATTATAAGTTTGTCTGTAAAATTGTAACAAGACAATATTAAATGATTTTGCTACTAAATGGTTATGTTTATCATACATGATGAATCATACACACAACTTTTCATCAACTCACTCTTTCAGCTTATAACAACGGGATGCAGTTGAGGTCGTGTGTTTACATACGTCTTGTAAGAtgttaataattaaagaaagaaacagggaTCATAAAATTGCATCGTTTTTGATTGCATACTGCCCTGTTTAAACCTGAGCTTTATGCTTAATGCTGTGTGTTACCTTGATGATCAAagtctatttttgttttaggATAGTTATAAATGAGTCCTTTATTTGTCATAAGCCGTTAAACTGCCTGCTGATTTTAAGAAAAAACCTTAAGTATTGCAGCATCTTCTTTTAAACAGAAGGACCCGTGAGTGTAAACTTGTCGCGTCACGTGAGTGTAAACTTGGGAACAGGATGATCAGTGTAAATTGTTAATACTTTATCTTCTGGGAAACCTGTAAATATCAtgtaaaaaataagatataagCAATCGTATGTCATTGATTCTCTCCTACCACaagataatgtaatgtaatgctaACACTACTTTAGGTGACACTTTAAAAGCTCCTTGGGAAGATTATTGGAAGCTCCTATAAGAGGATTAATACACTGCAGCACCACAAGCTAGTCATTTCAACCTGAGCAAcatctaaacaaacacaaaacactcagACATTTTACAGAATAGAGAAAACACACTTACAATCCACTGCATTTGTAGGTTATGAAGTAAGGAAAATACGCCAAGGCAAAACAATTCCCAAAATGAAAAAGAGTCATTGTTTTAAGAAGgaactataaaataaacaccCTTTAGACCTgtcaacagagagagacagaaataaaacaacatgagtCGTCATTatgaacaaatgtttttcatttttatttcacaataacgtctttaattaaacaaagacaaaaagtaAATACATAAGTACACAAACAGCTACAACCATGGCTGAGTCCAAATAAGGTCTCTTACAGTCTATATAGGGCCCTAGATAGGGATCAAGTGCTGTCGTTATGTACCCTAAGTAGTTCACCTCTATTAAGGGGACATGGGGacatttggaacacagcccacACACATAAGCTAGAGGTCTTACAAGCTACATGGCTAAAAGCTAAAGGCTCACACGGTATATCAAAATGACACCTTTTCTCGCGACACACATGTCCTAAAAACCTAAAATGTACGTTtattaaaaacagcaaacatttaaatgtcattacATTTAATACTTTACCGAATAAACGTTGATGTTTCTTAATGAaacgtcttcttcttcttgacacGGGTTCAGCACCGAAAAGATTCCGGGCTTCAACAACATAGCACAAAAAAGGTTCCGTTTTCTTTCCTTAGTTTGTAATACTAATTCGATTGCTTAAACAATTACTTATGTATTTCGTCCTTAGGAAATATTGCTTATTTTTAcgcattttaatcttttttttttacttaatcaTAACTGACATTTTCTGTAGATTCATGCagaaacagacatttacagcaaTTGCACAGAATGATATGTCTCCTAGATTAGATCTTCATTTTAGCTGATTTCATTTCAGCCCAAAACGTGTACACATGCATCACAGATGTAACTTGGACTTGATGTAACTTGAAATAGGATAATTGTCAAATCTTTCGTCCCTTTCCAACAAAATAGCAGGTCAGAATGTTGAGCCAGTGGTGGGCATGGGCTCAAAAAAGAGTGGTTGAAGCTGTGTAAAGGTGTGGGAAATGTTTTCTTCACACACTTTGAGCTTGTTAACATCATTCAGTTAACGCCTGAATGCCGCAGCTTACTTAAGTATTACTGCAGACCATTTGCACACCTTCATGTCCATAATTTGTTCATCTTCTAATGCCAACCTTCAGCATAATAATGCACCATGGCACACAGCAAAAGTACTCTCAAACTTCACACTGAGTTCAAtagtttcattattttcattaattttattaCTTAGTTATGAATTagcaattattttattaacaaatgaaaCAGGTAAACCGTTTGTAAATAGTATAGTACTTAGTGAATTATCTACTATTAAGGTTTATATGcagttttgcacactgtttttgctctttgcacctgctgtctcacatttcagtcttttgctgttttgcacaatactttaatATCTCATGTAacagctgctataatactaatgtgttcattccagtatttctgtacacgcaatattgttgaacatacagtatttacactggtgctgtttctgtttattgtttttttgtgtaaggtcttttattttttgtttgcactgtcttttgtcctgcactgtcttgtcttttgtcctgcactgtctttctgtcttttgtcctgcattgtcttcttttcttttgtcctgcactgtctttctgtcttcttttcttttgtcctgcactgtctttctgtcttcttttcttttgttctgcactgtctttctgtcttcttttcttttgttctgcactgtctttctgtcttcttttcttttgtcctgcaccgtccttctgtcttcttttcttttgtcctgcactgtctttctgtctttttttgtcttttgtcctgcacggtcttttctgtcttttgacctgcactgtctttctgtcttttctgtcttttatgttttactaattttggtcttttctcccgctctcccgccacacattgtatttctcatgcagaaaaactttttgactatttatcatatatttaatatgccgcagcgcccaaaatgtaacTGTCctcaccgctgtctctatggaaccgggcaggaatcaagcgcgtctcccctggagttcttagtcgagcctacACAATAggcaatcagaaaatagcactattgtatatgggtaagatttaacgcaacaaccaatgaaaaaaaagcaaatcctggaattgttcaccACTAGTCTCCtactcgttcacccacagagaaaaccactggagctgcgagcatcactttgagcacagagtaagtcatgatctcctgttttacaGGAGACAACAATGACATTTtaactgctgttagagaaagttTCATCATGAGTTTCatcatcagtttttcatgagtgtctgtaacttagccaacagttttacagcctgttcactgacaacacctgctcagaacatgtaGTCTAGGACAGTgattctcaaactgggggccctgagatggtgccagggggccccagCTTTATgacaatttataaaataatgaatttatcataaattctgtgtaattaaatctaggaaaaataaggctactaaccaccagcactacattgtataatttattgtatattttttcattaatttaaatattaagttttggaatgttttatgtcacatatatatatatggggggaCATATTTGACATATGTCACTCTTAcctgtctttatctctgtctttgttttatgtagctcatgtt encodes the following:
- the tmem147 gene encoding BOS complex subunit TMEM147; its protein translation is MTLFHFGNCFALAYFPYFITYKCSGLSEYNAFWRCVQAGATYLFVQLCKMLFLATFFPTWEGGAGVYDFVGEFMKATVDMADLLGLHLVMSRNAGKGEYKIMVAAMGWATAELVMSRCIPLWVGARGIEFDWKYIQMSFDSNISLVHYIAMAAVVWMFTRYDLPKSFRLPVTVLLGLCVYKAFLMELFVHLFLLGSWTALLVKAVLTGAISLCSLFLFITLVHSS